The region TCGATGTCAGCACCAGGCAAAACTGGGCAGATGTCAGGGCCCACGGGGCTTGGGAGACCCATGGTGATATGGGGTAACACTGTTACACCAACGCTAAGGTTAGATTATAGGGTCAATGGAACTTCCTTCAACCAATGGCCCGCATAAAGCTGGAGACAACCGTTAAAGTGGGTGTACCAAGATTggaagtcatcccctatccatagCTTAGAAGATGCCTGTCCTATGACTGTCCTATGGAAAGAGGACAACctgaaatcttggtacaaccccttaaagttATAATGTGAGAGAAATGCAATTACTAAGGCCTTGGTTACACATTGATTTGGGATGTGCCATGTCCAATACAAGAGAGATACATGTCTTTGACATTCCACCTTCATACAACTTTAGCACTCACATTACATTTTTACTATTGCTTTTTCTTGATAGTTGAGTGCGTCCTCGAAGAAGTGCAGTTCATGGTCCTATTGAATACAACATTTTGTAGACTCAACCTGTTCCTGCATGCATGTCGGTCATGTAATGGACCCCTTTTTCTATATTTAACCTCATTGGTTATACAGGCCATGTGACATTACCCTTAAGAAACAAAAATAACTGGTGCTTTCCAACAGTCATACAACAATACTGCGTTAGGCCCATAGTCATAGGCCCATCAGAAAAAGTAGATAGATAAAAGACAGTTCTGATGTGCACAGTGGTGGCGGAAGGGTCACATGGTCTCATGTATAAAAAGTAGCACAAATGAGGAGCGGGCAGCTTCCATGGCAATCGATCGCATAATAGCTAGCATTGTCTTCAAAAATGTCAGTAACTCAACACATTTTGCTTTGCACCCGTTGACTTACAAGAGACCCGTAAGTCTGCAACCAAGAGGGCAAACCTGAGCACCACTGTGTACATGGGGAGAATGCAAAAAGGTTGCACAGAAGATAAAGCAGTGCGTTTAGTGAAAGTTGCAGGCGGACGTCTATGAATGATTTCTAAAGGCAATGAAAGCAGATCTATACCCACTAAATTGCATATCCTGCTACTGAGTAAAACGTTAAAGGGGATATCTGCTTAGAAAACCCATCTTTAAATACCCTATTAGAAGTTAATTTAGGGGTATCCTCCACTCGGGCATATTAGCCATAGTGGGGAGCAGCTACGAAGAGCGTCTCTTACTTTGGAGGACCCAATACATCCATTCATTACACAGACAGTCTATTAATTTAAATAGGATTTGTGCAATGCTCTATTTCCTCAGAGGTGGCGCTGCAAGGAAACCAAACCCTTCCTACCACGTTGATTCCAGCTAATCGTTGCTGAACACTTAGGATCTTCCCAACAAACTGGTGCTTCTCAAAGCAGGCAGCCCCTTTAAGGTAGGCTCATATGGTCATGTATCCACCTAGGCTTCTAGCCTTCTACGTGCAGTACGACTTGCTGTGTTTTTCCGTTCCTCATCAGACTATATCTACAGATTTAGGAATGCGGAACTGTAAGTAAAATGAGTGTGTCATTCAGGTTAATTGAACAAGTCCACACATACCGCGAGGTCACTGGGAAAATATATCAGTGGTTTCTATCCAGATATATGGAAAAGATTTGCATAGTGAGCGAAGCTTAGCTCTTGATCACAGGCAATTAGCACATACCTGGCACAAGTCCCACTGCACGCTTTGTATTGGGTAACAGATAATTGTATGCTCCATATAGCACCTGACCTTGCCTGctggcctaatgcaaaatatgCTGTGCTTGCTCTTGGATCCTTTTACCTAGTGTCTTAAATTCTGACTCGCTGAAAGAGAATAGTTAAAGGAATTGTATgtacaaaaactgcaacaaaacttaAAACTTCAGTGCTTTTTAGTATAAAATTTCAAAAATAGTTAACAAAAAACACTAGACCTCTTGATCTGTAAGAGCCGGTTAAGATGCAAGCTAACCTGTAGGCAAGGAGGTTACCAAGTTCTTAATTGTCCACTGAAATTCAATTTCACATACGTCAATATAGAAACTGATTTCACAAGAATTCACATTTGTCTTATATGAATGGTCTTGCCTATATATACAAATAATGTATACCTGATCTCAGAGTCAATAGTCAAGAACGTACACACAACCATAGACGGAGTCTTGGATTTCCAGATTGGAAGCCAACTCTTGCTAAGATCCTATTTCCCACCCAAGGAGCTCAAAGTTGGGTTTCTTCTTGACTTCTCTTGGTCTTTATGATCATGGATGGTCTTGACGATACAATTAAAGTGCAGTCATTCTGTCTCGTGGTTCAGATGCATGTTGTCAGATGTATTGGCTTCTGGAATACATAGTTTGCCGTGATTTCTCCTGGGTTTGGCAGGGGACATAGACTTGCCTTGGCAGGGATGTTTGTGAAGCATAGACAGTCTTGCAGTTGTCTTCTTCGCATTCTTCTTCCTCACAGGGTcgaaaccagcagaagatagccCCTGAAATCATGAGGAAGAACATAGTAGGCCAACCTAAGAATACAGCCTCACCGACTTCAATTTTTTGCATACTTCTGCACATTGGGTTGTTGTTCTCTCGGATGATGCTGACGGTGGTCCAGACGATTGGGATTAAGACAAGGATTCCGGCTATAATGAAACCGATTCCAGCCATTAAGAGCATGCAATATCTGCCTTCTCGTGCCAGTTTACAGCATCCCATGCATACCAAGGAAACCACGGCTGTGATGAAAGAAATAATGGCAAGCACAACTGCAAAAGACATAAGGACTCTGCCAACTTTAAGGTCGGTGGTGATGATCACTAGAGAGTCGTAAGGGTGGCAGTTCATGTTGTTTTCATTCTTCGTCAGGCAGGTTAGCCATAAGCCATCCCATCGGCTTAACCACTGTCCGTCTATACGTTTATCACAGTTGCCAACGTTTCCTTCAATCATGTATGATGCTCTCCACTGGATCATTGCTGTGACAACTATGGTGAGTATCATGCCAATGGCACCTAGAATGATTGCAATCAGCTGGACGATGTAGTATGCCATTGTTCTTCAGATGCTTGGATAAGCCTCAGAGATCCTTCAAAGCACAACGTGTTGCTTGCAGCGTCAAAGTAGACTTTGAGTTCTTCAAAATGATAGTTTTCTTGGACGCTTTGTGATGGATTTCAACTTCTGCACTAGTTGATTCCGAACTTTTAAATGATTCTAAGCAAGCTCTGCAGGCCGGTTTTATAAATCAGGTCACGTGTAGCAGTAGGTCTGCGTCATAACATGTCAAGCTCGGGCGTGACCCATTTAGGAAATCCTACTTGGAGTTACAAGTAAGAGTCAGATGTTCAGTGTGTTATGATGCTATTTTGAAACCTAAAATAAAAGGCTTCACGTTTTCTCCATGTGGTTTGTCAGATGCATCAAACAAGAGTAACATAATGACCTGACGATACTTCCAGGGGATAAATCATAGGTTTGTAGCACAAAGTTACCTTTCTAATATAAAACCATGCAAATTCCATATAGAAGATACTTATTCTTCATTGTAAGTGGGGTATAATTGACTAAGCGGCGCCCCTTCCTGCAGAGTCTCAGAGAAGCAGCGGGTTGACACCCGGACGGTATTTATTATTTACCAACCATATTGATgtccagtaaaaaataattgccagctgGGAGTTAGAACCCCACAAGTTGTACACTCACTCTGCCCGCAGCTCCGGTTGGGTGATTGCCGCGCTGACATCAGAGGCTATGACCCCTGAACCCTCCCCCCAGCGTCTACATACCTGCAAACAAATGACGGACAGTACGCAGGGCAGACACTACAGAGAAATATCAGGGGTCACATCCTCTGATGACATTGCGGCAGCTACCcgaccggtgctgcagacagtcTGGGTGCACTGCTTGTGCGGTTGCTGCTCAGCTGAAGGTCCAGTagtagggtcactgttactattggagccattatagaggtcactattaaccctttccaatccactgtctgacctctgaagacattaggatttaaggctgtacagctccgatgttggaagacatccatcggggttctcttactgtatattgccagcctctctgctgtcggagcctatccaatgtgtcacctcatgcagtactggctttagccagcatatagcgccgttgtataacggcagaaaaagagtaagccccctaggaaaaccagaatacaaattggattggaacgggttaatactggggccactatggagggtcaCGATTACTTTTGGAGCCACtacgggggccactattactagtagggctattataggggtcactaatactgctaGAGCTAGTATGGGAGACAATATAACCATAATGGGGTGATTATGGTGggcactgtcactactggggtcactattaccacttagACCACtttgggagtcattattactactggggccactatgggggacactcttactacttgGGCTAgcatggggtcactattaatactggaacCACTATCGGGGTGATTATTACTTCTAGGGGCACAG is a window of Eleutherodactylus coqui strain aEleCoq1 chromosome 4, aEleCoq1.hap1, whole genome shotgun sequence DNA encoding:
- the LOC136626438 gene encoding claudin-8-like — encoded protein: MAYYIVQLIAIILGAIGMILTIVVTAMIQWRASYMIEGNVGNCDKRIDGQWLSRWDGLWLTCLTKNENNMNCHPYDSLVIITTDLKVGRVLMSFAVVLAIISFITAVVSLVCMGCCKLAREGRYCMLLMAGIGFIIAGILVLIPIVWTTVSIIRENNNPMCRSMQKIEVGEAVFLGWPTMFFLMISGAIFCWFRPCEEEECEEDNCKTVYASQTSLPRQVYVPCQTQEKSRQTMYSRSQYI